In Castor canadensis chromosome 11, mCasCan1.hap1v2, whole genome shotgun sequence, a single genomic region encodes these proteins:
- the Icam2 gene encoding intercellular adhesion molecule 2 isoform X2, with translation MLSFGCWGLPAALLTLLCCPGSGEVMFEVHMWPERLAVEITGSLEVNCSTSCPNPDTGGLETSLNKILLEQHPQWRRFLISNVTQDSILSCHFTCSEKQKSRNLNVTVYQLPTQVVLKLQPTRVVVGKPFTIECSVPAVKPLQSLTLTLFHGKETLQKQTFREAAPVLQEATVTFNSTAHREDGLLNFSCQAELDLRAHGGRIFHSMSEPQILEIYEPVQDNQMLIVITAVSVLLFLFVTSILLCFIFGQHLHQRRTGTYGVLAAWRRLPRAFRAHPV, from the exons ATGTTGTCTTTTGGTTGCTGGGGCCTGCCCGCGGCACTTCTCACTCTGCTCTGCTGCCCAG GATCTGGTGAGGTGATGTTTGAGGTACACATGTGGCCAGAGAGGTTGGCGGTTGAGATCACAGGGTCTTTGGAAGTCAACTGTAGCACCAGCTGTCCCAATCCAGACACCGGTGGACTGGAGACATCCCTGAACAAGATTCTGCTGGAACAGCACCCTCAGTGGCGCCGGTTCCTCATCTCCAATGTCACCCAGGACTCCATCCTCTCCTGCCACTTCACCTGTTCTGAGAAGCAGAAGTCCAGGAACCTCAATGTCACTGTGTATC AACTTCCAACGCAGGTCGTACTGAAGCTGCAGCCCACGCGGGTGGTGGTGGGCAAACCCTTCACCATTGAGTGCAGTGTGCCTGCTGTGAAGCCCCTCCAGAGCCTCACCCTCACCCTGTTTCATGGCAAGGAGACGCTTCAGAAGCAGACCTTTAGGGAGGCAGCACCTGTCCTACAAGAGGCCACCGTCACCTTCAACAGCACAGCTCATAGAGAGGATGGTCTCCTCAACTTCTCCTGCCAGGCTGAGCTGGACCTGCGGGCTCACGGGGGGCGCATCTTTCACAGCATGTCAGAGCCCCAGATCCTTGAGATCTATG AGCCTGTGCAGGACAACCAGATGCTCATCGTCATCACTGCTGTGTCAGTTCTGCTGTTCTTGTTTGTGACATCCATCCTGCTCTGCTTCATTTTCGGCCAGCACTTGCACCAGAGGCGGACGGGCACCTACGGGGTGCTAGCTGCCTGGAGGAGGCTGCCCCGGGCCTTTCGAGCACATCCTGTGTGA
- the Icam2 gene encoding intercellular adhesion molecule 2 isoform X1, translating into MQSSAPRRLGISANNHSLTLCCLCVSLQETVAIPWEPVDPTCEMLSFGCWGLPAALLTLLCCPGSGEVMFEVHMWPERLAVEITGSLEVNCSTSCPNPDTGGLETSLNKILLEQHPQWRRFLISNVTQDSILSCHFTCSEKQKSRNLNVTVYQLPTQVVLKLQPTRVVVGKPFTIECSVPAVKPLQSLTLTLFHGKETLQKQTFREAAPVLQEATVTFNSTAHREDGLLNFSCQAELDLRAHGGRIFHSMSEPQILEIYEPVQDNQMLIVITAVSVLLFLFVTSILLCFIFGQHLHQRRTGTYGVLAAWRRLPRAFRAHPV; encoded by the exons ATGCAGTCATCAGCTCCCAGAAGGCTAGGGATTTCAGCTAACAACCACTCCCTGACCCTGTGCTGTCTGTGTGTCTCCCTCCAGGAGACCGTGGCTATTCCCTGGGAGCCTGTGGACCCCACCTGCGAGATGTTGTCTTTTGGTTGCTGGGGCCTGCCCGCGGCACTTCTCACTCTGCTCTGCTGCCCAG GATCTGGTGAGGTGATGTTTGAGGTACACATGTGGCCAGAGAGGTTGGCGGTTGAGATCACAGGGTCTTTGGAAGTCAACTGTAGCACCAGCTGTCCCAATCCAGACACCGGTGGACTGGAGACATCCCTGAACAAGATTCTGCTGGAACAGCACCCTCAGTGGCGCCGGTTCCTCATCTCCAATGTCACCCAGGACTCCATCCTCTCCTGCCACTTCACCTGTTCTGAGAAGCAGAAGTCCAGGAACCTCAATGTCACTGTGTATC AACTTCCAACGCAGGTCGTACTGAAGCTGCAGCCCACGCGGGTGGTGGTGGGCAAACCCTTCACCATTGAGTGCAGTGTGCCTGCTGTGAAGCCCCTCCAGAGCCTCACCCTCACCCTGTTTCATGGCAAGGAGACGCTTCAGAAGCAGACCTTTAGGGAGGCAGCACCTGTCCTACAAGAGGCCACCGTCACCTTCAACAGCACAGCTCATAGAGAGGATGGTCTCCTCAACTTCTCCTGCCAGGCTGAGCTGGACCTGCGGGCTCACGGGGGGCGCATCTTTCACAGCATGTCAGAGCCCCAGATCCTTGAGATCTATG AGCCTGTGCAGGACAACCAGATGCTCATCGTCATCACTGCTGTGTCAGTTCTGCTGTTCTTGTTTGTGACATCCATCCTGCTCTGCTTCATTTTCGGCCAGCACTTGCACCAGAGGCGGACGGGCACCTACGGGGTGCTAGCTGCCTGGAGGAGGCTGCCCCGGGCCTTTCGAGCACATCCTGTGTGA